Proteins from one Apis cerana isolate GH-2021 linkage group LG11, AcerK_1.0, whole genome shotgun sequence genomic window:
- the LOC107995063 gene encoding troponin C isoform X1 codes for MEEDDQKMAVMRKAFQMFDTTKSGFIDTLKISTILNTMGQLFDDSDLNALISENDPEGTGKVNFDGFCRIAGRFLEEEDAEAMQEELKEAFRLYDREGNGYITTATLKEILAALDDKLTSADLDGIIAEIDTDGSGTVDFDGKTVERTTSLLYLHNLFPILRIHGNDDWRIITDGENWQSDVEDSTVL; via the exons ATG GAGGAAGACGACCAAAAAATGGCTGTAATGCGAAAAGCATTTCAAATGTTCGATACGACGAAAAGCGGATTCATCGAtacgttgaaaatttcaacgatattGAACACAATGGGTCAATTATTCGACGATTCCGACTTGAATGCTTTGATCTCCGAGAATGATCCGGAAGGGACTGGTAAAGTAAACTTCGATGGATTCTGCAGAATCGCTGGCCGATtcttggaggaggaggacgccGAGGCGATGCAAGAAGAATTGAAAGAGGCCTTCCGTTTATACGATCGTGAGGGAAATGGATATATTACAACGGCTACATTGAAGGAGATTCTTGCCGCCCTCGATGATAAACTTACCAGTGCGGATTTAGACGGCATAATCGCCGAGATCGATACCGATGGATCAGGCACGGTTGATTTTGATGGTAAGACGGTAGAACGAACAACCTCGCTcctttatttacataatcttTTTCCAATTCTTAGAATTCATGGAAATGATGACTGGAGAATAATCACGGATGGAGAGAATTGGCAGAGCGACGTCGAAGACAGTACAGTActttaa
- the LOC107995063 gene encoding troponin C isoform X2 yields the protein MEEDDQKMAVMRKAFQMFDTTKSGFIDTLKISTILNTMGQLFDDSDLNALISENDPEGTGKVNFDGFCRIAGRFLEEEDAEAMQEELKEAFRLYDREGNGYITTATLKEILAALDDKLTSADLDGIIAEIDTDGSGTVDFDEFMEMMTGE from the exons ATG GAGGAAGACGACCAAAAAATGGCTGTAATGCGAAAAGCATTTCAAATGTTCGATACGACGAAAAGCGGATTCATCGAtacgttgaaaatttcaacgatattGAACACAATGGGTCAATTATTCGACGATTCCGACTTGAATGCTTTGATCTCCGAGAATGATCCGGAAGGGACTGGTAAAGTAAACTTCGATGGATTCTGCAGAATCGCTGGCCGATtcttggaggaggaggacgccGAGGCGATGCAAGAAGAATTGAAAGAGGCCTTCCGTTTATACGATCGTGAGGGAAATGGATATATTACAACGGCTACATTGAAGGAGATTCTTGCCGCCCTCGATGATAAACTTACCAGTGCGGATTTAGACGGCATAATCGCCGAGATCGATACCGATGGATCAGGCACGGTTGATTTTGATG AATTCATGGAAATGATGACTGGAGAATAA
- the LOC107995063 gene encoding troponin C isoform X3, with protein MAVMRKAFQMFDTTKSGFIDTLKISTILNTMGQLFDDSDLNALISENDPEGTGKVNFDGFCRIAGRFLEEEDAEAMQEELKEAFRLYDREGNGYITTATLKEILAALDDKLTSADLDGIIAEIDTDGSGTVDFDEFMEMMTGE; from the exons ATGGCTGTAATGCGAAAAGCATTTCAAATGTTCGATACGACGAAAAGCGGATTCATCGAtacgttgaaaatttcaacgatattGAACACAATGGGTCAATTATTCGACGATTCCGACTTGAATGCTTTGATCTCCGAGAATGATCCGGAAGGGACTGGTAAAGTAAACTTCGATGGATTCTGCAGAATCGCTGGCCGATtcttggaggaggaggacgccGAGGCGATGCAAGAAGAATTGAAAGAGGCCTTCCGTTTATACGATCGTGAGGGAAATGGATATATTACAACGGCTACATTGAAGGAGATTCTTGCCGCCCTCGATGATAAACTTACCAGTGCGGATTTAGACGGCATAATCGCCGAGATCGATACCGATGGATCAGGCACGGTTGATTTTGATG AATTCATGGAAATGATGACTGGAGAATAA
- the LOC107995056 gene encoding hexamerin: protein MRYFIFLLALVALGVCAPNVKQRAADQDLLNKQQDVIQLLQKISQPIPNQKLQNLGASYDIESNSHQYKNPIIVMYYAGAVKAGLVQPQGTTYSNSISQLRKEVSLLYRILLGAKDYQTFLKTAAWARMHVNEAQFVKAFIAAILTRQDTQGVIFPPIYEILPEYHLDSRVIQEAQNIAIQNTQEKNNQENILIPVNYSALLSHDEQQLSYFTQDIGLAAYYTQVNLAGYIQEQQQQQQQPLTQQQYQQQIVGKYLQQQAGQHDQQANIGRGAQYLYLHQQLLARYELNRLSNGLGSIKDIDYENVQSLYQPHLRGLNGLEFAGRPENLQLQPQRNQLIRHVATLEKRLRDAIDSGNVVTPQGVFLSLYQPQGVNILGDLIEGTGRSVNPRYYGSLQAAARKLLGNAPEVQNIWDYTPSSLELGQVAVHDPVFYQLYKKVMNLYQQYQQSLPAYQYNDLILPGVTIQNVDVSQLVTLFTDFYVDLDAVTGHQSQQQQEEQTPSHVRAHLKRLDHQPYQYRITVHSEQNVPNAVVRVFLGPKHDHQGQPISISKNEHLFVELDQFIQNLHAGENTIIRNSQQAPGQSPDWPSTSQIQRGVNAAIRSQEPFYVTEPHQIFSFPARLSLPKGQPQGFPLQFLVVISSSNPLNVPYGPVIPEQSLTYQDQQFQVVSVDQYQQLKEQGQVSQVGGGIQQNVEVLPENLVNAQQQVQAVRNHYANLYTKYHGQYPNTQIQNPVGQGQDMTYSVQGVGVVNAGAWLGQQGSWNQQQVQQAQQVQQQVQAATAAVQQSQQRHQHAAQMIYGHQQSHHGLHINSSPFDQSVQSGQQQQSGLQGLQGVQGVQQSVQGVQVAQGVQGVQGVQNVQGVQGVQGVQGVQGLSSVMQGVQQSVFGQGVQGMNVPYGMQRGQMWSNSQVQGAVPGSGNVASGQQHAGGWQSIYAQPQTVQDQTVSEYYQNKPVSQVAGGAMSLDGKPLGFPLDRPLSLGALSVPNIFVKDVLVFHQGQPTNDITQ, encoded by the exons ATGAGGTATTTCATATTCCTGCTGGCTCTGGTAGCCTTAGGGGTTTGTGCCCCCAACGTCAAACAACGTGCTG ctgACCAGGATCTCCTCAACAAACAACAAGATGTCATTCAACTTCTACAAAAAATTTCCCAACCAATCCCAAATCAAAAACTTCAAAATCTTGGTGCTAGTTATGACATTGAGAGTAACTCTCATCAGTATAAGAACCCAATCATTGTCATGTACTATGCAGGTGCTGTAAAAGCAGGTTTAGTTCAACCACAAGGTACAACTTACAGCAATTCAATCAGCCAACTTCGCAAAGAAGTTTCTCTCCTCTATAGGATTCTTTTGGGTGCTAAGGATTACCAGACTTTCCTCAAAACTGCTGCATGGGCCCGTATGCATGTTAATGAAGCACAATTTGTTAAg GCATTTATTGCTGCTATATTAACTCGTCAAGATACTCAAGGTGTTATTTTCCCaccaatttatgaaattttacccGAATATCACTTGGATTCTCGAGTTATTCAAGAAGCTCAAAATATTGCTATTCAAAACActcaagaaaaaaacaatcaagAAAACATTCTTATTCCTGTTAACTATTCTGCACTTCTATCTCATGATGAACAACAGCTATCTTATTTTACTCAAGATATTGGTCTTGCTGCATACTATACCCAAGTTAATCTTGCTGGATATATTCAAGaa caacaacaacagcagcaacagcCTTTAACTCAGCAACAATATCAACAACAGATTGtaggaaaatatttacaacaaCAAGCAGGACAACATGATCAACAAGCCAATATTGGTCGCGGAGCTCAATATTTATACCTTCATCAACAACTTTTGGCACGTTATGAACTTAATCGTCTTTCTAACGGACTTGGTTCTATTAAGGATATTGACTACGAAAATGTACAAAGTCTCTATCAACCACATCTTCGCGGTCTCAATGGACTTGAATTCGCAGGCCGTCCTGAGAATCTTCAACTCCAACCTCAAAGGAACCAGCTTATCCGACATGTTGCAACTTTAGAAAAAAGACTGAGAGATGCTATTGATTCTGGAAATGTCGTTACTCCACAAggcgtttttctttctctgtaTCAACCACAGGGTGTGAACATTCTTGGTGATCTGATTGAAGGAACTGGTAGAAGTGTTAATCCAAG atattatggAAGTCTACAAGCTGCTGCTCGCAAACTTCTTGGAAATGCTCCTGAAGTTCAAAACATTTGGGACTACACACCATCATCACTCGAACTTGGACAAGTTGCCGTCCACGACCCAGTTTTCtatcaattgtataaaaaagttatgaaTCTTTATCAACAATATCAACAATCTTTGCCTGCCTATCAATACAATGATCTTATCCTTCCTGGAGTTACCATTCAGAATGTTGATGTCAGTCAACTTGTAACTCTTTTCACCGATTTCTACGTCGATCTCGATGCCGTTACTGGTCACCAATCTCAACAGCAACAAGAAGAACAAACTCCATCTCATGTTAGAGCTCATCTGAAGAGATTGGATCATCAACCTTATCAATATAGAATTACAGTTCATAGCGAACAGAACGTGCCAAACGCAGTTGTCCGTGTCTTCCTTGGACCCAAACACGATCATCAAGGCCAACCCATTAGTATTTCTAAGAATGAACATCTCTTTGTTGAACTTGATCAATTTATCCAGAACC TCCATGCTGGTGAAAACACCATTATCAGAAATTCTCAACAAGCTCCTGGACAGAGCCCCGATTGGCCATCTACTTCTCAAATTCAACGAGGAGTCAATGCTGCTATCCGATCCCAGGAACCATTCTATGTCACTGAG ccACATCAAATCTTCAGTTTCCCTGCTAGATTATCTCTTCCCAAAGGTCAGCCGCAAGGTTTCCCTCTTCAATTCTTAGTTGTGATCTCTTCATCAAACCCACTTAACGTCCCATATGGACCAGTGATTCCTGAACAAAGTTTGACTTATCAAGATCAGCAATTCCAAGTCGTAAGCGTTGACCAATATCAACAACTGAAAGAGCAAGGTCAAGTTTCTCAAGTGGGCGGAGGAATTCAGCAAAATGTAGAAGTTCTTCCTGAGAATTTGGTCAACGCTCAGCAACAAGTTCAAg ctGTTAGAAACCATTACGCTAATCTTTACACTAAATACCACGGACAATACCCGAACACGCAAATCCAGAATCCTGTAGGCCAAGGACAAGACATGACCTACTCCGTTCAAGGTGTTGGAGTTGTTAATGCAGGCGCTTGGTTAGGACAGCAAGGTAGTTGGAACCAACAACAAGTGCAACAAGCTCAACAAGTTCAACAACAAGTACAAGCGGCAACGGCAGCGGTACAACAGAGTCAACAGAGGCATCAACATGCCGCTCAAATGATCTATGGACATCAACAATCTCATCATGGATTGCATATTAATTCCTCTCCGTTCGATCAATCTGTACAATCTGGACAACAGCAACAATCTGGACTGCAAGGATTACAAGGTGTTCAAGGTGTACAACAAAGTGTCCAAGGTGTCCAAGTCGCTCAGGGCGTCCAGGGTGTCCAAGGCGTCCAGAATGTCCAAGGTGTCCAAGGTGTCCAGGGCGTCCAAGGCGTCCAAGGCCTGTCGTCCGTTATGCAAGGAGTACAACAAAGTGTATTTGGACAAGGTGTTCAAGGAATGAATGTTCCATATGGCATGCAAAGAGGTCAGATGTGGTCAAACTCTCAAGTCCAAGGCGCAGTCCCGGGAAGTGGTAACGTCGCTAGTGGACAGCAACACGCTGGCGGCTGGCAAAGTATCTACGCTCAACCTCAAACTGTTCAGGACCAGACTGTCAGCGAATATTACCAGAATAAGCCGGTCTCGCAGGTTGCTGGCGGTGCCATGTCTCTTGACGGCAAACCTCTCGGTTTCCCTCTGGACAGACCATTGTCTCTTGGTGCACTCAGCGTTCCTAACATTTTCGTAAAGGATGTTCTCGTCTTCCACCAAGGTCAACCCACCAATGACATCACTCAGTAA
- the LOC107995091 gene encoding mitochondrial Rho GTPase isoform X1 produces the protein MVQRSVAPRRNVRILLIGDRGVGKTSLILSLVSEEYAEDVPCKAEEITIPADVTPEQVPTHIVDYSAAEQTEDQLTDEIQKAHVICVVYSVVDEDTLDRAATYWLPLIRRCSSNNRCPIVLVGNKIDLVDYSTIEAVYPIMKEFTEIESCIECSAKTLQNVSETFYYAQKAVLHPTTPLYNYDTQELTEECKIALQRIFKICDLDNDGLLNDMELNAFQQWCFNTPLQPQVLEDVKAVLSKNIQDGICCGCVTMKGFMYLQCLFIQRGRNETTWAVLRKFGYDNELQMSKEYIYPPLKIPVGCTTELSHKGQEFLTLLFMQHDRDRDGALSPLEMESLFSRCLTPPWGDEYKYIVPTNEKGWITFQGYMCQWSLLTLTNVRKTLEYMAYLGYNMYNNECQTNAIVVTREKKLDLAKKQSSRNVYSCHVIGPKSSGKTTLCRTFIDPKLEKLTEEIVPPSSHITVNTVHVYGQEKTIILRDINILNVQDALTPAQIQCDVAALVYDASNPKSFEYIARIYIKYFADSKIPVLIIANKSDLSEVKQDYLLQPISFCNKYKLMPPQPYSISRTIRREIFVKLATMAAFPRFQGAWVLFYRDSRLRRMVHMLLVKPSPTQWWNSFTRHINQFGLLQGDSIVWWKAGLGIAVATVAGFVVMRVLNTEKR, from the exons atGGTACAACGTTCAGTGGCGCCTAGGCGCAATGTTAGAATTCTATTAATTGGTGATCGCGGAGTCGGCAAgacttctttaatattatctttagtTAGTGAAGAATATGCAGAAGATGTACCCTGTAAAGCGGAAGAAATTACTATTCCGGCTGATGTTACACCGGAACAAGTACCAACACACATTGTAGATTATTCAg ctGCTGAACAAACTGAAGATCAATTAACtgatgaaattcaaaaagcaCATGTAATTTGTGTTGTATATTCTGTAGTTGATGAGGATACTTTGGACAGGGCAGCTACTTATTGGTTACCATTGATTAGACGATGTTCATCAAATAATCGTTGTCCAATTGTCCTTGtgggaaataaaattgatctcGTTGACTATTCTACGATTGag gctgTATATCCTATAATGAAAGAATTCACTGAAATTGAAAGTTGCAttgag tgTTCTGCCAAAACATTACAAAATGTTtcagaaacattttattatgcaCAAAAAGCTGTTTTACATCCTACCACACcactttataattatgatactCAGgag ctTACCGAAGAATGTAAAATAGCActacaaagaatttttaaa ATATGTGATTTAGACAATGATGGCTTGCTAAATGACATGGAACTAAATGCATTTCAACAATGGTGTTTTAATACTCCATTACAACCACAAGTATTGGAAGATGTAAAGGctgtattatcaaaaaatattcaagatggCATTTGTTGCGGATGTGTTACTATGAAAG gtttTATGTAtcttcaatgtttatttatacaacGAGGAAGAAATGAAACAACATGGGCTGTGTTAAGAAAATTTGGTTATGACAATGAATTACAAATgtcaaaagaatatatatatccacc aTTAAAGATTCCAGTTGGATGTACGACTGAATTATCACATAAAGGAcaagaatttttaacattattatttatgcaacATGATCGAGATCGAGATGGTGCACTTTCTCCATTAGAAATGGAATCATTGTTTTCACGATGTCTAACTCCACCTTGGGgagatgaatataaatatattgtaccaACTAATGAAaag GGATGGATTACATTTCAAGGATATATGTGTCAATGGTCATTATTGACTCTTACAAATGTGCGAAAAACTTTAGAATACATGGCATATTTAGGTTATAAcatgtataataatgaatgtCAAACAAATGCAATTGTAGTTactcgtgaaaaaaaattagatttagcAAAAAAACAGTCAAGTAGAAATGTTTATAGTTGTCATGTAATTGGTCCAAAAAGTAGTGGAAAAACAACATTATGTAGGACATTTATTGACCCTAAGCTCGAG AAATTAACCGAAGAAATTGTGCCGCCAAGTTCGCATATTACTGTAAATACAGTACATGTGTATGGTCAGGAAAAGACAATAATTTTacgagatataaatatacttaatgTTCAGGATGCTCTAACTCCAGCACAAATTCAATGTGATGTGGCAGCTCTTGTTTATGATGCTAGTAATCCCAaatcatttgaatatattgcacggatttatatt aaatattttgcaGATAGTAAGATTCCTGTTCTTATAATAGCAAATAAAAGTGATCTTTCCGAAGTAAAACAAGATTACTTGCTACAGCCAATaagtttttgtaataaatataaattaatgccACCGCAACCTTATAGCATCTCTCGTACAATACGACGTGAAATCTTCGTTAAATTAGCAACAATGGCAGCTTTCCC CCGCTTTCAAGGAGCATGGGTATTATTTTACAGAGACAG TCGTTTGAGGCGAATGGTCCACATGTTGCTTGTCAAACCCTCACCCACTCAGTGGTGGAATTCTTTTACAAG acaCATAAATCAATTTGGATTACTACAAGGAGATTCAATTGTCTGGTGGAAAGCTGGTCTTGGAATTGCAGTTGCTACCGTTGCAGGTTTTGTGGTGATGCGTGTCttaaatacagaaaaaagaTAG
- the LOC107995091 gene encoding mitochondrial Rho GTPase isoform X2 — MVQRSVAPRRNVRILLIGDRGVGKTSLILSLVSEEYAEDVPCKAEEITIPADVTPEQVPTHIVDYSAAEQTEDQLTDEIQKAHVICVVYSVVDEDTLDRAATYWLPLIRRCSSNNRCPIVLVGNKIDLVDYSTIEAVYPIMKEFTEIESCIECSAKTLQNVSETFYYAQKAVLHPTTPLYNYDTQELTEECKIALQRIFKICDLDNDGLLNDMELNAFQQWCFNTPLQPQVLEDVKAVLSKNIQDGICCGCVTMKGFMYLQCLFIQRGRNETTWAVLRKFGYDNELQMSKEYIYPPLKIPVGCTTELSHKGQEFLTLLFMQHDRDRDGALSPLEMESLFSRCLTPPWGDEYKYIVPTNEKGWITFQGYMCQWSLLTLTNVRKTLEYMAYLGYNMYNNECQTNAIVVTREKKLDLAKKQSSRNVYSCHVIGPKSSGKTTLCRTFIDPKLEKLTEEIVPPSSHITVNTVHVYGQEKTIILRDINILNVQDALTPAQIQCDVAALVYDASNPKSFEYIARIYIKYFADSKIPVLIIANKSDLSEVKQDYLLQPISFCNKYKLMPPQPYSISRTIRREIFVKLATMAAFPRFQGAWVLFYRDRHINQFGLLQGDSIVWWKAGLGIAVATVAGFVVMRVLNTEKR; from the exons atGGTACAACGTTCAGTGGCGCCTAGGCGCAATGTTAGAATTCTATTAATTGGTGATCGCGGAGTCGGCAAgacttctttaatattatctttagtTAGTGAAGAATATGCAGAAGATGTACCCTGTAAAGCGGAAGAAATTACTATTCCGGCTGATGTTACACCGGAACAAGTACCAACACACATTGTAGATTATTCAg ctGCTGAACAAACTGAAGATCAATTAACtgatgaaattcaaaaagcaCATGTAATTTGTGTTGTATATTCTGTAGTTGATGAGGATACTTTGGACAGGGCAGCTACTTATTGGTTACCATTGATTAGACGATGTTCATCAAATAATCGTTGTCCAATTGTCCTTGtgggaaataaaattgatctcGTTGACTATTCTACGATTGag gctgTATATCCTATAATGAAAGAATTCACTGAAATTGAAAGTTGCAttgag tgTTCTGCCAAAACATTACAAAATGTTtcagaaacattttattatgcaCAAAAAGCTGTTTTACATCCTACCACACcactttataattatgatactCAGgag ctTACCGAAGAATGTAAAATAGCActacaaagaatttttaaa ATATGTGATTTAGACAATGATGGCTTGCTAAATGACATGGAACTAAATGCATTTCAACAATGGTGTTTTAATACTCCATTACAACCACAAGTATTGGAAGATGTAAAGGctgtattatcaaaaaatattcaagatggCATTTGTTGCGGATGTGTTACTATGAAAG gtttTATGTAtcttcaatgtttatttatacaacGAGGAAGAAATGAAACAACATGGGCTGTGTTAAGAAAATTTGGTTATGACAATGAATTACAAATgtcaaaagaatatatatatccacc aTTAAAGATTCCAGTTGGATGTACGACTGAATTATCACATAAAGGAcaagaatttttaacattattatttatgcaacATGATCGAGATCGAGATGGTGCACTTTCTCCATTAGAAATGGAATCATTGTTTTCACGATGTCTAACTCCACCTTGGGgagatgaatataaatatattgtaccaACTAATGAAaag GGATGGATTACATTTCAAGGATATATGTGTCAATGGTCATTATTGACTCTTACAAATGTGCGAAAAACTTTAGAATACATGGCATATTTAGGTTATAAcatgtataataatgaatgtCAAACAAATGCAATTGTAGTTactcgtgaaaaaaaattagatttagcAAAAAAACAGTCAAGTAGAAATGTTTATAGTTGTCATGTAATTGGTCCAAAAAGTAGTGGAAAAACAACATTATGTAGGACATTTATTGACCCTAAGCTCGAG AAATTAACCGAAGAAATTGTGCCGCCAAGTTCGCATATTACTGTAAATACAGTACATGTGTATGGTCAGGAAAAGACAATAATTTTacgagatataaatatacttaatgTTCAGGATGCTCTAACTCCAGCACAAATTCAATGTGATGTGGCAGCTCTTGTTTATGATGCTAGTAATCCCAaatcatttgaatatattgcacggatttatatt aaatattttgcaGATAGTAAGATTCCTGTTCTTATAATAGCAAATAAAAGTGATCTTTCCGAAGTAAAACAAGATTACTTGCTACAGCCAATaagtttttgtaataaatataaattaatgccACCGCAACCTTATAGCATCTCTCGTACAATACGACGTGAAATCTTCGTTAAATTAGCAACAATGGCAGCTTTCCC CCGCTTTCAAGGAGCATGGGTATTATTTTACAGAGACAG acaCATAAATCAATTTGGATTACTACAAGGAGATTCAATTGTCTGGTGGAAAGCTGGTCTTGGAATTGCAGTTGCTACCGTTGCAGGTTTTGTGGTGATGCGTGTCttaaatacagaaaaaagaTAG
- the LOC107995091 gene encoding mitochondrial Rho GTPase isoform X3, which translates to MVQRSVAPRRNVRILLIGDRGVGKTSLILSLVSEEYAEDVPCKAEEITIPADVTPEQVPTHIVDYSAAEQTEDQLTDEIQKAHVICVVYSVVDEDTLDRAATYWLPLIRRCSSNNRCPIVLVGNKIDLVDYSTIEAVYPIMKEFTEIESCIECSAKTLQNVSETFYYAQKAVLHPTTPLYNYDTQELTEECKIALQRIFKICDLDNDGLLNDMELNAFQQWCFNTPLQPQVLEDVKAVLSKNIQDGICCGCVTMKGFMYLQCLFIQRGRNETTWAVLRKFGYDNELQMSKEYIYPPLKIPVGCTTELSHKGQEFLTLLFMQHDRDRDGALSPLEMESLFSRCLTPPWGDEYKYIVPTNEKGWITFQGYMCQWSLLTLTNVRKTLEYMAYLGYNMYNNECQTNAIVVTREKKLDLAKKQSSRNVYSCHVIGPKSSGKTTLCRTFIDPKLEKLTEEIVPPSSHITVNTVHVYGQEKTIILRDINILNVQDALTPAQIQCDVAALVYDASNPKSFEYIARIYIKYFADSKIPVLIIANKSDLSEVKQDYLLQPISFCNKYKLMPPQPYSISRTIRREIFVKLATMAAFPHINQFGLLQGDSIVWWKAGLGIAVATVAGFVVMRVLNTEKR; encoded by the exons atGGTACAACGTTCAGTGGCGCCTAGGCGCAATGTTAGAATTCTATTAATTGGTGATCGCGGAGTCGGCAAgacttctttaatattatctttagtTAGTGAAGAATATGCAGAAGATGTACCCTGTAAAGCGGAAGAAATTACTATTCCGGCTGATGTTACACCGGAACAAGTACCAACACACATTGTAGATTATTCAg ctGCTGAACAAACTGAAGATCAATTAACtgatgaaattcaaaaagcaCATGTAATTTGTGTTGTATATTCTGTAGTTGATGAGGATACTTTGGACAGGGCAGCTACTTATTGGTTACCATTGATTAGACGATGTTCATCAAATAATCGTTGTCCAATTGTCCTTGtgggaaataaaattgatctcGTTGACTATTCTACGATTGag gctgTATATCCTATAATGAAAGAATTCACTGAAATTGAAAGTTGCAttgag tgTTCTGCCAAAACATTACAAAATGTTtcagaaacattttattatgcaCAAAAAGCTGTTTTACATCCTACCACACcactttataattatgatactCAGgag ctTACCGAAGAATGTAAAATAGCActacaaagaatttttaaa ATATGTGATTTAGACAATGATGGCTTGCTAAATGACATGGAACTAAATGCATTTCAACAATGGTGTTTTAATACTCCATTACAACCACAAGTATTGGAAGATGTAAAGGctgtattatcaaaaaatattcaagatggCATTTGTTGCGGATGTGTTACTATGAAAG gtttTATGTAtcttcaatgtttatttatacaacGAGGAAGAAATGAAACAACATGGGCTGTGTTAAGAAAATTTGGTTATGACAATGAATTACAAATgtcaaaagaatatatatatccacc aTTAAAGATTCCAGTTGGATGTACGACTGAATTATCACATAAAGGAcaagaatttttaacattattatttatgcaacATGATCGAGATCGAGATGGTGCACTTTCTCCATTAGAAATGGAATCATTGTTTTCACGATGTCTAACTCCACCTTGGGgagatgaatataaatatattgtaccaACTAATGAAaag GGATGGATTACATTTCAAGGATATATGTGTCAATGGTCATTATTGACTCTTACAAATGTGCGAAAAACTTTAGAATACATGGCATATTTAGGTTATAAcatgtataataatgaatgtCAAACAAATGCAATTGTAGTTactcgtgaaaaaaaattagatttagcAAAAAAACAGTCAAGTAGAAATGTTTATAGTTGTCATGTAATTGGTCCAAAAAGTAGTGGAAAAACAACATTATGTAGGACATTTATTGACCCTAAGCTCGAG AAATTAACCGAAGAAATTGTGCCGCCAAGTTCGCATATTACTGTAAATACAGTACATGTGTATGGTCAGGAAAAGACAATAATTTTacgagatataaatatacttaatgTTCAGGATGCTCTAACTCCAGCACAAATTCAATGTGATGTGGCAGCTCTTGTTTATGATGCTAGTAATCCCAaatcatttgaatatattgcacggatttatatt aaatattttgcaGATAGTAAGATTCCTGTTCTTATAATAGCAAATAAAAGTGATCTTTCCGAAGTAAAACAAGATTACTTGCTACAGCCAATaagtttttgtaataaatataaattaatgccACCGCAACCTTATAGCATCTCTCGTACAATACGACGTGAAATCTTCGTTAAATTAGCAACAATGGCAGCTTTCCC acaCATAAATCAATTTGGATTACTACAAGGAGATTCAATTGTCTGGTGGAAAGCTGGTCTTGGAATTGCAGTTGCTACCGTTGCAGGTTTTGTGGTGATGCGTGTCttaaatacagaaaaaagaTAG